In a single window of the Labrus mixtus chromosome 20, fLabMix1.1, whole genome shotgun sequence genome:
- the LOC132954190 gene encoding gastrula zinc finger protein XlCGF26.1-like — MSSIQLLRVLVNERLSAAAEEIFEAVKKTITGYEEEIRRQSAMLHKVSKAAEKSDKHSDQSQLALSVWDDESSPTMDHDDDPEERPHAGNRLEDPPSGLEVDLQGNPTIKFIFTSPYVKNEPDPLHEDYQSAEGDGDPLPGTSAEQDEEEDGEGAASSNSSVTDNSDEEWRGSAISQSDDSESENTLDHRKAPRLPMAPKLHSTKKYKKRNCCKVCGKAFHSVFPLVNHMEVHPKDVCGVCGQRFETEEKFQDHLKTHVKAEVCKVCGKCFGASSSLETHMRIHTGEKPFDCNECGKSFNCQHNMKRHMRIHTGERPYPCNICGKSFNDYSTMKRHLLAHAHRKEGGLTSANENENGGEKKLASAKKPPTPSVCTLCGKMFHSLVSLVNHAKGHSTDRCVVCGAKFDSDDDLKNHLKTHKNGKVCEVCGKCFECQTSLETHMRIHTGEKPFLCSECGKSFNCRHNMMRHTRTHTGEKPFLCNVCGRCFSDHSTLKHHSSTHTGEKPHRCEICGKGFHRKTYVRLHMKSHSTKK, encoded by the exons ATGTCGAGCATCCAGCTGCTCAGAGTCCTCGTCAACGAGCGGCTCTCTGCGGCCGCGGAGGAGATCTTCGAGGCGGTGAAGAAGACCATCACGGGCTACGAGGAGGAGATCCGGCGGCAGAGCGCGATGCTGCACAAGGTCTCCAAAGCTGCAGAGAAGTCAGATAAACACTCAG atcaATCACAGCTCGCTCTCTCCGTCTGGGACGATGAGTCTAGTCCCACTATGGACCATGACGACGACCCAGAGGAGCGGCCGCATGCTGGAAATCGGCTGGAAGACCCTCCGAGCGGCCTGGAGGTGGACCTGCAGGGGAACCCCACAATCAAGTTCATCTTCACCTCTCCATACGTTAAGAACGAGCCTGACCCGCTTCATGAGGATTATCAGAGCGCTGAAGGGGACGGAGATCCTCTGCCGGGAACGTCAGCCGAacaggacgaggaagaggacggGGAAGGGGCGGCTTCCTCCAACTCTTCTGTCACCGACAACAGCGACGAAGAGTGGAGGGGCAGTGCGATATCTCAGAGCGATGACAGCGAGAGTGAAAACACCCTAGATCATAGAAAGGCGCCTCGTCTACCGATGGCCCCGAAGCTGCACTCgactaaaaaatacaaaaaaaggaattgtTGTAAAGTCTGCGGGAAAGCCTTCCACTCCGTCTTCCCGCTGGTGAATCACATGGAGGTGCACCCGAAGGACGTCTGCGGCGTGTGCGGGCAACGTTTTGAGACCGAGGAGAAGTTTCAAGACCACCTGAAGACGCACGTGAAGGCCGAGGTCTGCAAGGTGTGCGGCAAATGCTTCGGCGCCTCCAGCTCTCTGGAGACGCACATGAGGATCCACACGGGGGAGAAACCGTTCGACTGCAACGAGTGCGGGAAGTCCTTCAACTGTCAGCACAACATGAAGCGTCACATGCGGATACACACGGGGGAAAGGCCGTACCCTTGCAACATCTGCGGCAAATCCTTCAACGACTACTCCACCATGAAGCGCCACCTGCTGGCTCACGCTCACAGGAAGGAGGGGGGCCTGACGTCCGCGAACGAGAATGAAAACGGCGGCGAGAAGAAATTAGCGTCGGCGAAGAAGCCGCCGACTCCGAGCGTGTGCACACTGTGCGGGAAAATGTTCCACTCCCTGGTGTCTCTGGTGAATCACGCTAAAGGTCACTCCACGGACCGCTGCGTCGTCTGCGGAGCAAAGTTCGACTCCGACGACGACCTCAAGAACCACCTGAAGACGCACAAAAACGGGAAGGTGTGCGAGGTGTGCGGGAAATGCTTCGAGTGTCAGACGAGCCTGGAGACGCACATGAGGATCCACACGGGCGAGAAGCCGTTCCTCTGCAGCGAGTGCGGCAAGTCCTTCAACTGCCGGCACAACATGATGCGCCACACGCGGACGCACACGGGGGAGAAGCCGTTCCTCTGCAACGTCTGCGGCCGCTGCTTCAGCGACCACTCCACCCTGAAGCACCACAGCAGCACGCACACGGGGGAGAAACCACACCGCTGCGAGATCTGCGGGAAGGGTTTCCACCGCAAGACGTACGTGAGGCTTCACATGAAGAGCCACTCGACGAAAAAGTGA
- the LOC132954467 gene encoding uncharacterized protein LOC132954467 has translation MYQWAEDDGDLPCGVDRLGLSEPVSGRRYVMYHGTTSQAARSIMNTGFQQSAGGMLGRGVYLSRALEKASRYPIEHPEHDRVVIKVVVNVGRVIAINYQGHPRQKNWHNSRYGEVFDTAWVPPRCGMVSSGLEENCVWDPDQIEIISSIKPRRRQPSAGYGAHGYMASDLTACTTGESRRDESDSNPDIIMQWAENDFDLPHGVAQLGHNAPVNDRNDTDNMYQWAEDDGDLPRGVDRLGLSEPVSGRRYVMYHGTTSQAARSIMNTGFQQSAGGMLGRGVYLSRALEKASRYPIKHPEHDRVVIKVVVNVGRVIAINYQGHPRQKNWHDSRYGEVFDTAWVPPRCGMVSSGLEENCVWDPDQIEIISSIKPRRRQRSAGYGAHGYIDTDTSMPYQWAEDDGGLPYGVIKLGHSQPVSGRRYVMYHGTTRQAAQSIKNRGFCRSKDGMLGPGVYLSRDLDKASRYPIGHPESERVVIKVVVDVGKVIAINRQGHPRQKTWHNSSYGEVYDTAWVPPNCGMVPSGLEEDCVWDPDRIEIIKIIQPRQSEGAGLAGLATVGLVGAAATLLFAAFNRN, from the exons ATGTACCAGTGGGCTGAGGATGACGGGGATCTGCCATGTGGGGTCGATCGACTGGGTCTCTCTGAGCCGGTCAGTGGTAGGCGATATGTCATGTACCACGGCACCACCAGTCAGGCTGCTCGGTCCATCATGAACACAGGTTTTCAGCAGTCTGCAGGCGGGATGCTCGGCCGCGGTGTCTACCTCAGCAGAGCTCTGGAGAAAGCCAGCCGCTACCCCATCGAACATCCTGAGCACGACAGGGTCGTCATTAAGGTCGTGGTCAATGTGGGGAGAGTGATCGCCATCAATTATCAGGGCCACCCGCGTCAGAAGAACTGGCACAACTCAAGATACGGCGAGGTGTTTGACACGGCCTGGGTGCCACCCAGATGTGGAATGGTGTCAAGCGGTTTGGAGGAGAATTGTGTCTGGGATCCCGACCAAATCGAGATCATTAGTTCCATCAAACCACGCCGTAGGCAGCCTTCTGCTGGATACGGTGCACACGGCTACATG GCAAGTGACCTCACGGCGTGCACCACTGGAGAGAGCAGGCGAGACGAGAG TGACAGTAATCCAGACATCATCATGCAGTGGGCTGAAAATGACTTTGACCTGCCCCATGGGGTCGCTCAACTCGGGCACAATGCACCAGTTAATGACAGAAA TGATACTGACAACATGTACCAGTGGGCTGAGGATGACGGGGATCTGCCACGTGGGGTCGATCGACTGGGTCTCTCTGAGCCGGTCAGTGGTAGGCGATATGTCATGTACCACGGCACCACCAGTCAGGCTGCTCGGTCCATCATGAACACAGGTTTTCAGCAGTCTGCAGGCGGGATGCTCGGCCGCGGTGTCTACCTCAGCAGAGCTCTGGAGAAAGCCAGCCGCTACCCCATCAAACATCCTGAGCACGACAGGGTCGTCATTAAGGTCGTGGTCAATGTGGGGAGAGTGATCGCCATCAATTATCAGGGCCACCCGCGTCAGAAGAACTGGCACGACTCAAGATACGGCGAGGTGTTTGACACGGCCTGGGTGCCACCCAGATGTGGAATGGTGTCAAGCGGTTTGGAGGAGAATTGTGTCTGGGATCCCGACCAAATCGAGATCATTAGTTCCATCAAACCACGCCGTAGGCAGCGTTCTGCTGGATACGGTGCACACGGCTACAT TGATACTGACACCAGCATGCCGTACCAGTGGGCTGAGGATGATGGTGGTCTGCCTTATGGCGTCATTAAACTTGGTCACTCTCAGCCGGTCAGTGGTAGAAGGTACGTCATGTACCACGGCACCACCAGGCAGGCTGCTCAATCCATCAAGAACAGAGGTTTTTGTCGGTCTAAGGATGGGATGCTCGGCCCTGGAGTCTACCTCAGCAGAGATCTGGATAAAGCCAGCCGCTATCCCATTGGTCACCCTGAGTCTGAAAGGGTCGTCATAAAGGTCGTGGTCGATGTGGGGAAAGTGATCGCCATCAATCGTCAGGGCCACCCACGTCAGAAAACCTGGCATAACTCCAGTTATGGGGAGGTGTATGACACCGCGTGGGTGCCACCAAATTGTGGAATGGTGCCAAGCGGTTTGGAGGAGGATTGTGTCTGGGATCCCGATCGAATCGAGATCATCAAAATCATCCAGCCAAGGCAGAGTGAAGGTGCTGGACTGGCTGGCCTGGCTACTGTAGGACTCGTTGGTGCTGCTGCAACCTTATTGTTTGCAGCTTTTAATAGAAACTAA